The following DNA comes from Caulobacter mirabilis.
GGTCCGCCTGACCTTCGAGACCCGCGACGAGGCGGTGGCCTACGCGCAGCATCACGGCATCGCCTTCCAGCTGTTCGAGCCGAAGGAGCCCAAGCCGATCATCAAGGCCTACGCCGACAACTTCGCGGCGGGCCGCAAGCAACCCTGGACCCACTGAGTTCTCACGCCCGACGGCGTCAGGCCCCATAGCTCAACCGGATAG
Coding sequences within:
- a CDS encoding ETC complex I subunit, yielding MLARIFRPAKTAMQSGKAKTRDWMLEFEPAAAKRIDPLTGWTQSTDMNGQVRLTFETRDEAVAYAQHHGIAFQLFEPKEPKPIIKAYADNFAAGRKQPWTH